The following coding sequences lie in one Cannabis sativa cultivar Pink pepper isolate KNU-18-1 chromosome 5, ASM2916894v1, whole genome shotgun sequence genomic window:
- the LOC115715857 gene encoding tobamovirus multiplication protein 2B encodes MASSRGGSGSITGSNTAKSMVTDQISQAILSTSNLLHLMQTSSPSQTQLVKLPKNLLAKTPTIKNTGQLLEHMPRVISSLDVHMENAMQSAPHLQTVIQLLSNMESSQLSSLSQVHRPREEHIAENQPSELE; translated from the exons ATGGCGAGCAGTAGAGGTGGGAGTGGAAGCATTACAGGAAGTAATACGGCCAAATCAATGGTCACTGATCAGATCTCTCAAGCCATACTCTCCACCTCCAATCTCCTCCATCTCATGCAAACATCTTCTCCTTCCCAG ACCCAACTGGTGAAGCTTCCAAAGAATCTCTTGGCAAAAACACCTACAATTAAGAATACTGGACAA TTGTTAGAGCATATGCCTCGGGTGATTTCGTCCCTGGATGTACATATGGAAAATGCAATGCAAAG TGCTCCTCATCTACAAACTGTAATCCAATTACTTTCAAACATGGAAAGCAGTCAGCTTAGTTCCCTCTCCCAAGTGCATCGCCCTCGAGAG GAGCATATTGCAGAAAATCAACCTTCTGAACTGGAGTAA